Genomic DNA from Betta splendens chromosome 10, fBetSpl5.4, whole genome shotgun sequence:
CCTTGAACACATGGAACGCTTCGAACTGGATGTTTCGGCTGTTGTCTCTTAGCAAGTTCATCATCAGCTTCAAGTTCTCTGCCCGGCTAATGTACCTCGTCATGACGGTGAAGTTGTGTCTGTCCAGGAGAAGTTCCCCAAGGAGCTGAAACGCCAGAAGAAAAAGCAGATCCCAACTAAAGCAAGTGAGACAGCCATTTGCACAGAAAGTCACAAATAATTGTGTTTGGTCTACCTTCAAAGACTGACGTTTGGTGACATAGTTATCAGAATGCAGAAGCTTCTCATATTCTGTAAACACCTGAGGGACATTTAGAATTAGGCACAGCTCGAGCACTCTTAATTACTGTAACAACCCAAATCCACACTCACCCTGTCGTAATTCTTCTCCAGGAAATCAGCACACATGATCTTGTGTCTTGTGAGGAGATCCTgagaggaaacagaaaacatttgctAGGAAATGTCTGTATTAATAAAATGCTACTCTTAAAAAGGAATATAATGACATACCTTAAAAGAGGCAAACGCGTCTGAGGCAATATCAAACGTTGAGAGCTCCACGTAATGGAAGAAGCAGTAGAACTCTTCAGCGAAGAGAACAGTTCGTGCCAAAGGTTCATGGCGCAGACACTCCCTCAGCATCATCCCACAGTTCAGAGCGACTTCTGGACTCTCATATCTGTACAAGTTGACACATGTCAGGCCAAGGTCAAGAAATATATGTTAGACCCATTATAAAAATTACAGTGGCAATGCAACACAAGTACGAACAGCTCCtaatctatttaaaaaaaaaaaaaaacatcctgaTAATTTTTGAAATGGTCAATCACACATAAAAGATTTTGATCAATGTGATATTTAGCGCTTAAAATGAGAAGAAACATGTCGAGTCCAAACATAGCTGGCCAAGTTTCACCTTTAAGCTACAGGAAAGTTTAATAGCAGAAGAATCTCCCAGCACACACATGTTAAAGGTCAGGTTTTGATGTTTGTGTATGACAAACAAACTGAACATTCCTCTTCATAGATGTGGCATTTCAGACTAGAGTTAACCCACACACCACAGACAAAATCCATCACAGAAGTGGCTTCGGGCAAAGAACATTTGATTCACAGACAACGGGCTCAAATGCAATGTGGACTTCAGACATGGTTGCTGTTTCAGTAACTGGGATGAGTCAGTTCTTAGAGCTGTAAAACCACTGTGCCATCATCTACATCactacattacattacatgagATCACAACAAGTTCATGCTTGTTCCACTGGGAGCTGTTGAAACACATACTACATAATGTAGAAAGTTATAAGGCACTGGAGAGAAAGTGattgtattttaataatatttgtaACCACTCTTGATTTTTATCTATTTAGGAGTCTTTAAGGGCAACCGTGCcggatacaaaaaaaaatactgatTTCCTGAAGCTAAAAAACATTAACTTACCCTTTCAAAAGCATGAAGAGGATCTGTGGGTGCGTAGAAATATACTCTACTGTGGGTGTGCGAGTGCCAATCTGCCGTCTCACAATATTGCTGAACAAATGAACCACATCCTTCTTCccctgtaaaaaaaacaacagaatgtCTGATGCTCCTGACTCAAGAAAAGATGCTGGAAAGGTCATCTGTGAGGATGTTAAATTTAGGCATACACCTGGCCACTAATCATTTGGTGTCTGCACAAAGTAATCAATAGATTTCACATCCATTCACCACTAACATGGACAACCAGGACATACTAATCGATCGCACTAGTAGTGCTCAGTTTTATCCTCACATGCCGATCAGATAAACATAACGGCTTTGACGGACCTAATGCCTGATGTGTTCCGTAttcaaaacatactgtataaagccAGTGCAGAAACAGATACCCTGCACCAACCTCAAAGTCAATCCTTTGCAGGTTAGAAATGAGAGCAATGAGGAGGTTGGTGTTGTAGAGCTCTTGTGCAAGCTGAGCCACTGCTTCGGTCTGAGGCTCCTTGTCACCCGTCCCACAGAGGACTTCCTTCAGGGACGCCAAGTTTTTGGACACTTCTTCTGCAACCTTAAAAAGGTGGAATAGCAACTTATGAGTAACGAACATAAGTTGGTGTTGGGAACAAGAGGAAATTCACGGACCTTTTCACATTTCTTGCTGTCTCCAGCATCCAGCTTTTCCAAGTGCACCACATTCTCCTTTAGGTTCTTCACTATTTCAGCTGGACTCTTCTGAGACTTCCCAAAAGGAAAAGGCATGGCTGAAGTCAGGTAatctgagaaaacaaaacatagtTTAAAAGTATAAAGAATAAAGCCCTCCGTCCGATGGCAACGCAGCTTCCTGTGCGTCAATGGTTGAGGAAATGGCAGATAATTCTCACCTGAAGGAAGTCTACAGATACACTGCTCACCCTGAAACTCGACACTCTGAAGGTGTTTATGTCAAACACCTTGACGCCCACCGCTATCTGGTGCAATACCAACGAAATACGTCTCAAGTGTTAAAAGATAATAATGCTGCCTGCTCGGGGTTTAAATATCTCTGGGCTGTTTGATTCGCCTTATTACTTTCCACATGAACCCAGTCGAATAAAACGTTAACTTCACGAGCAGGAAAGTCAGCGAGAAACAGGCGTTTGAGACGTCAACGCTAAGTTACAGCACCGTTCACCAGCAAAGTTGAGCTAGCTTGTGACCTAGTTAGCCACAGTAGCTGTAGGTTACCGCGAAGTAGGCGAACCGACAACCGCACACAGACGGCGAGCAGCGTGGAAACACACGGCACACAGAAAGATTCCGTTCAGCCTGCGAAGACTCACCGAGCGGAGTCTACTTTTCCGATGAAGGGGCTCGGCGGCTAAGGTTAGCTAGCGGGCTAGCAAACCGTCTCCACTTTCTTGTCTCAGTGTAACGTTACTTTGAAATGTCAGTAACGTTATCTGAGATCTGCGCCTGGAACAGTCTAACGTAGGCTAGTTGTAGCTACAGGTTGCTCGCACGGACGACCTTCATAGCTGTGATCTTCATCCGAATCTTTTGAAAGCGTCTATCACCTAAGTTGCTAGCTGACTAGTTGTAAAGGGACTTGCTGGGCTGACCCGTCTAACAACTTAGTTTCCCTATTCTCTTCTGTTGAAACTCCCGACTCTCTTCATCCCCGGGACAGTGGGCGGATATGTTTTGCTTCACCTAATGACTGACATTAGTTTTAGCCAATTACTGTCACCAAAGTGAAAACGCCCCCTCGGATATGGGTGCGTATGTTTTACAGCTCAGTGTTCGTGGGTGGGCGGGTAAAATCGATGAACCCGCAGAAAAAACAACCATTAGATGCCACTATAGAAAATTAAGTGCACCTAAGCCTcgagaaaaataaaaagatctcAAATTCAGAATTTTTTCTATAATTTAGTTTTCgtcatttaatatatatatatatatatatatatatatatatatatatatatatatatatatatatatatatatatatatatatatatatatatatatatatatatatatatatatatacactctcaTATAtatcatccactttccaagctcgggtcctctaccagaggccagggagcttgagggttctgcgcagtatccttgctgttcctaggactgcacttttctggactgagatttcggatgtttttccagggatctgtcgtagccactcctccagtttgggggtcacagcccctagtgctccgatcaccacaggcaccactgtggccttcaccttccaagccttctccagttcttctctgagcccttggtatttctctagtttctcatgttcctttttcctgatgttgccattgcttggtattgccacatccaccactacggctttcctctgctctttatccaccaccacaatgtctggttggttcgccattaccattctgtcagtctggatctggaagtcccacaggatcttggctcgctcattctctaccaccttgggaggtgtttcccactttgaccttggggtttccagtccatactccgcgcagatgttcctgtatactatgccagccacttggttatggcgttccatgtatgctttccctgccagcatcttacaccctgcagttatgtgctggaccgtctctggggcctctttgcacagtctacaccttgggtcttgtctggtgtggtagatctgggcctctatggctctggtgctcagggcctgctcctgtgcggccaggatgagtgcctctgtgctgtccttcagcccagccctttcaagccattggtagtatttgttgagatcagccacttcagttatgttccggtggtacatcccgtgcaagggcttgtcctcccatgatggtccctcttccagcatctcatcctctgttctccactgcctgagacattcactcagcacgtcatctgtcggggccttatccttgatgtacttatggatcttggatgtttcatcctggatagtggctctcacgctcactagtcctcggcctccttccttgcggctagcgtacagtctcagggtgctggatttggggtggaaccctccatgcatggtgaggagctttcgtgtcttaagtctcatggaagatgtgaatgcagcattgagagcgagatatatatatatatatatatatatatatatatatatatatatatatacattttctCTACTAATAAACATTCCTTTATGCGGTCTTAGTTACAGAATTCACAAGAACCATTATCTAAATTGTAAGCTACATATAAGTAAGAGCAATATTTGCAGACAGGAGAGTCGTCCTCTCCTCTTTGTATTGTACAATTGTCATACTTCAGATCAGTTTTTGAAAAATTACTAATTATTCAGAtgttaaaatcacatttaatttaacatatttatattttagtatTTCATCCACAGGTGTGGTTGTCCAGTATATCACTGTCAAATTGTGCAGTCAACTTTAAACTTCATGGTCAGATACATTTTTAACTTCTCTTATTTAGTCCCTTTGTTCCTTATATGTAACGGGTTACCACTAGAGTATAGATGGAACAAATCCCCAAATCTGTGTAGCTCTCTGTATATAAagtaaacttaaataaataattaaaaaaaataatttaattattttataaaaagaTGCAAAATCAGTTGGCGCTGTTTAATGGATGTGTTGCAGATTTAAATTTCATCTAAACCTTTAGCTTTTGAGGCGATTACACTTGAAATTTGCTGCAACAACTGGCATTTGAATAATATTTAAAGTTGGGTACATGAAAGTTAGGTATTTCCAGGACGTAGCCCATTTTTAAAAAGAACTTTCGTTTTCTTCGAACTTAGACCTCCCACGTCTTTTCACGTTTGACTCACCGCAGCATACATTCGTCACAGggcgttttattttgaaagccaCATCCGGAAGTCAGGTCGTCTTGGACGCAGTAGTTAGCTTGATGCTAGTGTGAAAAGCACACGATTGCTTCTGAAGGACGGAAAGAAACACAGTAGCTTCCCGGAACACTTTTCCGTCTTTTCCACCGTTTGGGCACGATACGGCTGCATTACCAGGTAGGACGTTAACCGTTTACCAGCGGCTGGATGATAGCAGACGTATTACATGGCCTATTGTCGTTTTGGCCGTATTGCTGGCGTCCaagctgagctgctctgcttttctcAGGGATACATCACGTATGGCGCTCTTTACTTCGAAACGGTTTGCAAAGACCCGCGCCTGTCATGATAATTTCCCACATTTAAAGGGAAATATTCTCCCTTTTCCTGGCTCGCGCAGAAACATGATGTCGAAGTGTCACATTTTCCTGCCCGTCGACCTTTATTTTCCTGCATGAAAAGGCCCGAGGAGAGATTTCGGGGCGTTGAGAGGTTCATAGTGAGAATTGTTGTCAGTTCCAGCTAGTTTggtggagacagagacacacacccCCTTTAATTCAAAACTTTGGGAGAGAAATTGGAGACACTTTTTATATTCCTTTTGCTCCCGCTGCCGATCGACCACAGCATCGCAAGTTGGTAGCGGATGGAGACACGGGGGCATTTCAGCGAGGAGCCCAGGTTGGATTCGGGGCTGTTTGGTGTTTTTTCCACGGGCAGCATTGTGCGTACGCTCGCTGGCTCCGCCGCCGTAGCCGCCGCAGTGAAATCCTGGCCCTGCGATCATGGCTCTAGCGGCTCTGCCGAGCCGTCGCAGCGCCCTGCTAttgccattttttttttacaacactCACTTTCATTTGTggaatataataattattagtaGATGTTTACAATcatcatatttaatatttatgcgGCGCGTTATTGATAACATCAAATTGACAATTTGGAGCTTTGTTCGCCTCATCTGCTGTGAAGAATTCGGTGATGGCTCCATAATCAATCCTGCACAAtctttgtattttcttttaaataaatgtttaacacacgttgtgaggttttaaataaatgcagaTGGAAACAACGTAACTGCGGTAGTATTTGATTCAACAGATCCTGTATCTGGCGTGTTTTCACCGCTTTGCTTAATAGACACTACAGTCTAAAAGACTTAAAAATCCCCCAGAACTGATTGTATTTTAGAGAAAAAGAATGACATGAAGTTGGGACAGATGTGGCAGAACGCTGGAGTGGACGTGGGCCATACGTGGGATTGTGCTGCATCTTTGTGGGGCGGTTTGTCTGTAATTCCAAAGTGCACGTGTGTGACTGAGCTACGTGGAATCTGGGCATTTCTGTTCTCAACCCTGTTTCTGTTGATTTCCCTTCCCGTTCCAGTTTATTCAGATTTTTGCCCTGGGATGACTGGTGAGCAGCGCTAACTGCAGGCCTGTGTGCTGCTTGTCTTTAACACATCAGTGTCATTTTGACTGGATTCATAAATTGGACTCATTTTTTTGGCACCTGGCTTGGTATCGGTCCACACACAGCATTAAACATGCCATTTGAATTCAAATTAAGCCTAAATGAACGGATGGGGAGTCGGCTCAGTGATGTGGTATTTGGAGGTTTTGAAGGGCAACAGTTACAGATTGTTTCAGAACTCTGGCTCTTCATTTGAGAGGTTTACGGTTGTAGTTGATCACCTTTTTTAAAGGATAAGATTTTATCTAGATTAAAGACTTCTATTTAGTGGTTACCTTTATAGTTTACTTGCTTTGGCTttagtttactgtaaatggatGAACAGTTTTACAGGTGTGTGCATGGTTATGCCTATATATTAAAACAGTGCCAATTAGCAGTAATGAGACATACATGCTTCGCTCCTTTACATGCAGTATGCTAAACGTAATACCTTATGGGATTTTGGTGAATGAGATATGAGCCAGAACATGACAAGCTACATGTGTGAAAAGTCACCAGTGAATGTCAAAGCTGTTTTCATGAAATACTTGATGACCTAATGTGTAAAACTGTTCGACTGCAGGTGTGTTATGGGTGATCCAGCAAATTTAACTCAGTTATCTTGATGCTTCAACATATTTTGGGGGGTtctattttttcttcttcttttttctagGTTGAAACCAACAAAGACGCCTTCGATCATGTCGGGACAGAGGAAAGGAGCCGCGGCTCGGCTGCCTAAATGTGCCTTCTGCAGAACCAACCGGGACAAGGAGTGCGGGCAGCTGCTGGTGTCTGACAGCCAGAAGGTGGCAGCCCACCATAAGTGCATGGTGAGCAGAGCACGTTGTTCTGGCTTTGTAGCCTGTGATCCTCCAAGCCAGATTTGAACTCCTATTTATTGTCACACATGCCACATTTCAAATTGACTCTTTTGTGGCTTCTTTTGTTCATAAGGGGACACCTACATAATGAACTGTTtacaaaccaaaataaaatgagACACAGCGTAATGAGTTTGTGCAATGAATATATAATTAACACTAGCATGCCTGGCTCGTGTTTATTGGGGAGTGGGGTAATAGTTGCCTCCTTGATGTTTAGGTCGAGACATTAAATTAAAGcctgtaattaaaaataaataaatagtgtcAGTAACTACATTAATGTAGCTGTATTGACATGGACTgtaaaaaatagaataaaaaaactaatAGAAATACAGTTGATGAAAATTTTAATATTGAAATATGTAATGTGGCAGAATAGATTTGATCACATAGatgtaatgaataaatgattctCATATTTATGCTTCTAGCTTTTCTCCTCTGCACTGGTCACATCTCACTCAGACAGCGACAACATTGGGGGATTTTCCATTGAGGATGTTAAAAAAGAGATCAAGAGGGGAAATAAATTGGTAAGTAGCCACTGCAATTACTCGTGTAGCTAAAGTAATGGATGCGGATAGTGGTTATCTATAGCTACAAAAAAGGGTTTTTAGTGTGAAAactacatttaaataaagtagGTTTTACATAAATAGTTTATGCATAATTTAAGAATACATTCATCTATATATTTACTTGTGCATCGTATATCACATTTAGCACATGTTTACACCAGTTAAGGTTACAGTGTGTCCGTAGTGGTTCAATGTGTTTACTTCCTTCTTTTTCGTATGCATGTGTTTCCTACAAGCGGAGTGAGGTTCATATTATCTGGTGAAAAATcagatctattttttttttcaatgaacAGCCTTTTGTAAAAGATGTTACACTTCATGTTTTAACAAACAAGTAGTACACACAGGCaagctttttgtgtttgtatgcaTCATCATGCAATGTTTAGGTTTCAAACAAGATATAATGagatctttgtttttgtttagaattgttttaatttagaaCATTTAGTAATAATAAGCTCTCTGCTGTCATCGGTTTTAATTGCAATGCATTTTCCGCACAGGGTTTTTATTTGATGACATTTTCTCATGGATTTTAAGAATATTGTCTTAAAAGGGACATTATTATTCAGAACCTAATCAAAAATCACATTTGTCATCACTAATTAACAAATCCTATCGCTAATCATCTGTTATGTTGAATGATGAGCTGCATGTTATTGCCTGTTTTCCTCCTTAAAACATGTAGCTGTGTTTCTCCCTCCTTCAGATGTGTTCTTCATGTCACCGGCCGGGTGCTACTATCGGCTGTGATGTGAAGACATGCCGAAGGACGTATCATTATTACTGCGCTGTGAAGGACAAAGCCCAGATCAAAGAAAATCCCTCACAAGGCATTTACCTGTGAGTCAGTTTGTATATGGGCATATTCTCTATTCAGGTTATTTTCAGTACAATGataattaaatgtatttgtttgctTCTTTATATAGTGTTTACTGCCGCAAACACCGGGATGCGTCACAAGATGGCATTCAAGGTAAGAGTATGCTTTAGCATCTGCCTGATTGTTATCCCGTACGGTAGATTTGATTAAAGCTGGGTGGATTTTTGTTCTCACGCGGTCTTTTAAATTGATTGAAAGTGTAGTAATGTTTATATTCTAGAACTAGTTGTCAAGCTGCTGTGAAGATCTTATCTAAATAAGAAACGCATCCTCTAACAGGTTCTTTTCTCCGATGCATCTTTTTGTCGTCGCAGAAAAGACATTTTCTCagcatgtttttgtgttttgttgctgctcttagatgaagaggaagctgtGACCAACGATTCAGACTCCTCACCTCCACAAAGTCGTGGCAGAGGCAGGTTTGAAAAGGGGAGAGCTAAGGCAGGATCTCGTGGCCAATTAGAAGACACGCGTTCCACCTCCTCGCAGGCTGCAGACGAGGAGAGTTCCTCTCATGTAGGGCAACACACCTTTGATAGGGTCTGATTTGTGGGAgggtgtgtctgtgcagtgttttagcatttttgcttttgtgtgtgtgtttcagcggGACAGATCTCCCCTTCGGGCCAGTCCTGCAGACAGCGGCCAGCGCTGTGGTTTCTGCCACGCTGGGGACGAGGAAAACGAAACAAGAGGCATGCTTCACACAGATAATTCCAAAAAAGTGGCTGCACACTACAAATGCATGGTAAGATTGTTGTGGATTGTGTTGTTGCGTGACATACTTGAAGCACTTTACACTCCAATGGTGCATTTTAGACACGATAATATTATGAATTTCTTCCTGATATTTTATCTCTCCCAGCTTTTTTCATCGGGGACAGTCCAGCTGACCACCACATCGCGGGCTGAATTCGGGAACTTTGATGTGAAAACAGTCATCCAGGAAATCAAGCGAGGAAAAAGAATGGTGGGCAGATTGCGTAACATGATTTTTTGAAAGTAAGTTGTTTGAAGTGATTGATAACCAACTGACTGGCTCTGGTGCTTTTTCAGAAATGTACACTCTGCACCCAGCTGGGTGCAACCATCGGCTGTGAAATCAAAGCATGCGTGAAGACCTACCACTATCACTGCGGCCTGCAGGACAAAGCCAAGTACATTGAAAACATGGCACGAGGCATCTACAAGTGTGTTCACCTTTtatattgaataataaaaagatGATTAATTAAACATGATCCGAGCCACTTGCTGATACCAGACACATTACAAAATAACTCCTTTGACTGAATCATATTAGAATTCTAGGGTGAAGACTAGTGTACTAATAGTTgcatgtgttgctgtgtttgtttgtttgtttgttttaagatTA
This window encodes:
- the phf6 gene encoding PHD finger protein 6 produces the protein MSGQRKGAAARLPKCAFCRTNRDKECGQLLVSDSQKVAAHHKCMLFSSALVTSHSDSDNIGGFSIEDVKKEIKRGNKLMCSSCHRPGATIGCDVKTCRRTYHYYCAVKDKAQIKENPSQGIYLVYCRKHRDASQDGIQDEEEAVTNDSDSSPPQSRGRGRFEKGRAKAGSRGQLEDTRSTSSQAADEESSSHRDRSPLRASPADSGQRCGFCHAGDEENETRGMLHTDNSKKVAAHYKCMLFSSGTVQLTTTSRAEFGNFDVKTVIQEIKRGKRMKCTLCTQLGATIGCEIKACVKTYHYHCGLQDKAKYIENMARGIYKLYCKNHSGNEERDEEDEERENRRERAAIDHRGTQMNGN
- the cab39l1 gene encoding calcium binding protein 39, like 1, with amino-acid sequence MPFPFGKSQKSPAEIVKNLKENVVHLEKLDAGDSKKCEKVAEEVSKNLASLKEVLCGTGDKEPQTEAVAQLAQELYNTNLLIALISNLQRIDFEGKKDVVHLFSNIVRRQIGTRTPTVEYISTHPQILFMLLKGYESPEVALNCGMMLRECLRHEPLARTVLFAEEFYCFFHYVELSTFDIASDAFASFKDLLTRHKIMCADFLEKNYDRVFTEYEKLLHSDNYVTKRQSLKLLGELLLDRHNFTVMTRYISRAENLKLMMNLLRDNSRNIQFEAFHVFKVFVANPNKTQPVLDILLKNQTKLVDFLSHFQTDRCEDEQFCDEKNYLIKQIRDLKRPVAPEEA